A DNA window from Azotosporobacter soli contains the following coding sequences:
- a CDS encoding IS1182 family transposase has product MYEKKDRSQQSQIEFFCLEDLVPKDHILRDIERAIDFRFIYDEVDGLYSDSERGKPGIDPVSLFKIVLIQYLFGIRSMRQTMKEIEVNMAYRWFIGYGLTEKVPHFSTFGKNYTRRFQGSDVFERIFMRILYEAVNCGFIDASSVFIDGTHIKARANKKKSAKVFVPIPAKQYQDELNAEIQADRENHGKKRLKDKDDDENPPQGKTITQSTTDPESGLFHKGEHEKCFAYVTNTACDRHNFILGYEVAAGNVNDSRLFDELYERVVSYFPETETVAVDAGYKTPWIMKQIIDSGRIPVVPYKRPMTKEGFFKKYEYVYDEYYECMICPGNQALGYSTTNREGYQEYKSDAKQCKVCPHLEQCTQSKAHQKQVQRHVWESYLELADEYRHMPIYRDIYKLRSQTIERVFADAKEKHAMRYTQLRGLQKVKMQVTLTFACMNLKKLATWKKRRGILPPVFQRFFEKLRFCSENWITEIEKCTLRFA; this is encoded by the coding sequence ATGTACGAGAAAAAAGATCGAAGTCAACAAAGCCAAATTGAATTCTTCTGCTTAGAAGATTTAGTACCGAAAGATCATATATTACGAGACATTGAACGAGCCATCGATTTTCGCTTCATCTACGACGAAGTCGACGGTTTATATAGCGACTCCGAACGAGGCAAACCAGGAATTGATCCGGTGAGTCTGTTTAAGATCGTACTGATTCAATACCTGTTCGGCATTCGTAGCATGCGTCAAACCATGAAAGAAATTGAAGTAAATATGGCTTACCGCTGGTTTATCGGATACGGCCTTACCGAAAAAGTCCCGCACTTTTCAACCTTCGGCAAGAATTATACCCGGCGTTTTCAAGGAAGCGATGTGTTTGAGCGGATCTTTATGCGCATCCTGTACGAAGCAGTAAACTGCGGTTTCATTGATGCAAGTTCCGTATTCATTGACGGAACCCATATCAAAGCACGAGCCAACAAAAAGAAAAGCGCAAAAGTGTTTGTGCCGATTCCGGCCAAGCAATATCAAGATGAACTGAATGCGGAAATTCAAGCCGATCGCGAAAACCATGGCAAGAAACGGTTAAAAGATAAAGACGACGATGAAAATCCGCCGCAAGGTAAAACCATCACGCAAAGTACGACGGATCCGGAAAGCGGCTTGTTTCATAAAGGCGAGCATGAAAAATGCTTTGCCTACGTAACCAACACGGCTTGTGACCGGCATAACTTCATATTAGGATACGAAGTCGCAGCGGGCAATGTTAATGACAGTCGATTGTTTGATGAACTGTATGAACGAGTCGTCAGTTATTTCCCTGAAACCGAAACCGTTGCCGTCGATGCGGGCTACAAAACGCCCTGGATTATGAAACAAATTATCGACAGTGGCCGAATTCCTGTCGTTCCCTACAAGCGTCCTATGACAAAAGAAGGGTTCTTCAAGAAATATGAATACGTATATGATGAATATTATGAATGCATGATTTGCCCTGGCAACCAGGCGCTTGGCTACAGTACGACGAATCGTGAAGGATATCAAGAATATAAAAGCGATGCAAAACAATGCAAAGTGTGTCCGCATTTAGAGCAATGCACGCAGAGCAAAGCGCATCAAAAGCAAGTCCAAAGGCATGTATGGGAATCCTATCTGGAACTTGCTGATGAGTATCGGCACATGCCGATATATCGCGATATTTACAAATTGCGCTCGCAAACAATTGAGCGTGTCTTTGCAGATGCAAAAGAAAAGCATGCAATGCGCTATACGCAACTGCGTGGCCTGCAGAAAGTGAAAATGCAGGTGACGCTTACTTTTGCATGCATGAATCTGAAAAAACTGGCGACCTGGAAGAAACGCAGGGGTATATTACCGCCTGTTTTTCAACGTTTTTTCGAAAAACTGCGTTTTTGCAGTGAAAATTGGATAACTGAAATTGAAAAATGCACCTTACGCTTTGCGTAA
- a CDS encoding glycoside hydrolase family 26 protein, with translation MHLSVLFLAACLFFLPTASANAAYWLNGSPVESIDSAASEQDLKELTPQNEWYGRFTDHPAGYSLLIPSSLQEDFTLSPVRNVFFNDTTRIEIYYDNFSGTENNSRDYISYGNRFTLNTNDHTVLAEDSRTINGLRAHILEWQRRPLAHIENDKRYYASAEFVKNAKEVYTVFIKSSQPITNAREIFSSFRLAAQTGRAVYSKPLLPARSAMNKETAALFQSVFSAKALLSWGMFEPSAPETMSYLTAIEEKLNYPLNFIIRYHTLEERLPLRGLQQAYAAGKVVELTFQSIRPGNAVAMSAANYRKDNASTIYDILDGKYDAYLDEYAQSLKEFNHPILFRLNNEMNGDWCWYSAYFTNKDAAMYIALWRYLHDRFRQAGVDNLIWVWNPHDVSRPDFKWNHALVYYPGDEYVDVVGMTGYNTGTYFPGETWRDFDDIYRPLYAEYSQVFDKPFMLTEFAASSVGGDKAAWTRNMFRQIRQYPNIKLAIWWSGIDYDNNGQPGRIYLLDEDETMTEVFRDGFKAFPPVKLNIPAAEPKPGNAK, from the coding sequence ATGCATCTATCTGTCTTATTTCTTGCCGCCTGCCTTTTTTTCCTGCCAACCGCTTCGGCAAATGCCGCTTACTGGCTTAACGGCTCACCTGTCGAAAGCATCGACAGCGCCGCCTCCGAGCAGGATCTTAAAGAACTGACGCCGCAAAACGAGTGGTATGGTCGTTTTACCGATCACCCGGCCGGCTACAGCCTTTTGATTCCGTCCTCTTTACAGGAAGACTTCACTCTTTCGCCGGTGCGCAACGTCTTTTTTAATGATACGACGCGCATCGAGATCTACTATGACAATTTTTCCGGTACGGAAAACAACAGCCGCGATTATATTTCCTATGGAAATCGTTTCACGCTGAACACGAATGATCATACGGTTTTGGCGGAAGACTCACGCACGATCAACGGCTTGCGCGCACATATCCTGGAGTGGCAGCGTCGGCCACTGGCGCATATCGAGAACGACAAGCGTTATTATGCCAGCGCCGAATTCGTGAAAAACGCGAAAGAAGTCTATACGGTTTTCATCAAATCCAGTCAGCCGATTACAAACGCGCGCGAGATCTTCAGCAGTTTCCGCCTCGCTGCGCAGACAGGACGCGCGGTCTACAGCAAACCGCTGCTGCCGGCGCGCTCCGCAATGAACAAAGAAACGGCCGCACTCTTTCAATCCGTTTTCTCCGCCAAAGCGCTTTTAAGCTGGGGCATGTTTGAACCCTCGGCGCCGGAAACGATGTCCTATCTGACTGCGATCGAAGAAAAGCTTAACTATCCGCTTAATTTCATCATCCGTTACCACACGCTGGAAGAGAGACTCCCGCTGCGCGGTTTGCAACAGGCCTATGCTGCGGGCAAAGTTGTCGAGCTTACCTTCCAGTCGATCCGCCCCGGCAACGCGGTGGCAATGTCGGCGGCCAATTACCGTAAAGACAACGCCAGCACGATTTATGATATTCTCGACGGCAAGTACGACGCTTATCTCGATGAATATGCGCAAAGCCTGAAAGAATTCAACCATCCGATCCTCTTCCGTCTCAACAATGAGATGAACGGCGACTGGTGTTGGTACTCCGCCTATTTCACCAATAAGGATGCGGCTATGTACATCGCCCTTTGGCGCTATCTGCACGACCGTTTCCGCCAGGCTGGCGTCGATAACCTGATCTGGGTCTGGAATCCGCACGACGTATCAAGACCCGACTTCAAATGGAACCATGCACTCGTCTACTATCCGGGTGATGAATATGTCGACGTCGTCGGCATGACCGGCTACAATACCGGCACCTACTTTCCCGGTGAAACGTGGCGCGATTTTGACGATATTTACCGCCCCTTATATGCCGAGTACAGCCAAGTCTTCGATAAACCGTTCATGCTGACCGAATTTGCCGCCAGTTCGGTCGGCGGCGATAAGGCCGCCTGGACGCGCAACATGTTCCGCCAGATCCGCCAATATCCGAATATTAAATTGGCGATTTGGTGGAGCGGCATTGATTATGACAACAACGGGCAGCCCGGCCGTATCTATCTGCTGGATGAAGACGAAACGATGACCGAAGTCTTTCGCGACGGCTTCAAAGCTTTCCCACCCGTTAAGCTCAATATTCCCGCCGCAGAACCGAAGCCCGGCAACGCGAAATAA
- a CDS encoding thiamine diphosphokinase yields MIDEQIIRLPQLTGRFSFSLGQEQLLVVAGGRMPQSEWLTSCSVQRHVWCADRGVDACRLAGIVPEVLLGDRDSGTIAGWQWASEQGSRVALFPQDKDWTDLQLVLQEAGKTFDGAAVIVSGAFGGRFDHAWANATSLIWSREWGIRGWIMADEQEALVLLPGPASFEIIDWQAPEVISLLPLAGPCNGVQMKGGHWSLPSELLEPTRPATLCNRPEKDEKPAFQVESGWLGIYFSWDACQVVRSII; encoded by the coding sequence GTGATAGATGAGCAGATCATACGACTGCCTCAGTTGACGGGGCGGTTTTCATTTTCCTTGGGGCAAGAACAGCTGCTGGTGGTAGCGGGCGGGCGGATGCCGCAAAGCGAATGGCTGACGAGCTGCAGCGTGCAGCGTCATGTCTGGTGCGCCGATCGCGGCGTAGATGCCTGCCGACTGGCCGGCATCGTTCCGGAAGTACTGCTTGGCGATCGGGACAGCGGGACGATTGCCGGCTGGCAATGGGCCTCAGAACAGGGCAGCCGTGTGGCGCTCTTTCCGCAAGATAAGGACTGGACCGATTTGCAGTTGGTTTTACAAGAGGCCGGAAAAACGTTCGATGGCGCAGCGGTCATCGTAAGCGGCGCGTTTGGCGGACGTTTCGACCATGCCTGGGCTAACGCGACCAGTCTGATCTGGAGCAGGGAATGGGGCATACGGGGCTGGATCATGGCGGATGAGCAGGAGGCGCTGGTCTTATTGCCGGGACCGGCGTCGTTTGAAATTATCGATTGGCAAGCGCCTGAAGTGATCTCGCTTTTGCCGCTTGCCGGGCCTTGCAACGGTGTGCAAATGAAGGGGGGACATTGGAGTCTTCCATCCGAGCTGCTCGAACCGACGCGTCCGGCAACGCTTTGCAACCGGCCGGAAAAAGACGAGAAACCGGCCTTTCAGGTAGAAAGCGGTTGGCTGGGCATCTATTTTTCCTGGGATGCTTGTCAAGTTGTGCGGAGTATAATATGA
- the thiT gene encoding energy-coupled thiamine transporter ThiT, with amino-acid sequence MIDAATLTKNLTELTAHPTSLLTLAGLILLILASLRMRKVPLTPRVMANIGMMLALATVLKVFRLYHLPQGGSITLGSMAPILLLALFYGPEVGFLAGFLYGIITLVLDPYVLHPLQVLFDYPLPFIALGLIGYFKEHVMMGTVVAMFGRFICHFISGVVFFGSYAPPGMSPYWYSLMVNGTFIGVEGVICLVVMAALPLKRLYGIFDRERRSYSLPQ; translated from the coding sequence ATGATTGACGCGGCAACCTTAACGAAAAATCTGACGGAATTGACGGCTCATCCCACATCGCTGCTTACGCTTGCGGGGCTTATATTATTGATTTTAGCAAGTCTTCGCATGCGAAAAGTCCCTTTAACGCCGCGTGTGATGGCCAATATCGGCATGATGCTCGCGCTGGCGACGGTCTTGAAAGTGTTCCGGCTCTACCATCTGCCGCAGGGAGGCAGCATCACGCTGGGCAGTATGGCGCCTATTTTGCTCTTAGCGCTCTTTTATGGACCGGAAGTCGGCTTTTTAGCCGGTTTTCTCTACGGCATCATTACGCTGGTCTTGGACCCGTATGTGCTTCATCCGCTGCAGGTGCTGTTTGACTATCCGCTGCCCTTTATTGCGCTTGGCTTAATCGGCTATTTCAAGGAACATGTAATGATGGGGACGGTAGTGGCTATGTTCGGACGTTTTATCTGCCACTTTATTTCCGGCGTCGTCTTTTTTGGCAGTTATGCGCCACCTGGCATGTCGCCCTACTGGTATTCATTGATGGTAAATGGCACGTTTATCGGTGTGGAAGGCGTTATCTGCCTAGTTGTAATGGCGGCGCTGCCATTAAAGCGCTTGTACGGCATCTTTGACAGAGAAAGGCGTTCCTATTCCTTGCCGCAGTAA